The genomic stretch TGGGCGTCTTCGAGACCCACGACGAGTTCGCCGCCGATCATGCCGATGGTGGCGGGCACGGCGCCCTGGTCACGTACGGTCTGTTCGATCTCGCGCGCCACCCGCAGGTTGTCCGGGTGCGGCAGGCCGTGCGAGATGATCGTGCTCTCCAGCGCGACCACCGGCCGGCCGTCCCGGCGGGCACGGGTCACGTGCTCGCCGTATCGAATCGCAAAGTCAGTCACGAGAGCTACCGTACGGTGTCGCGAAGCCGGTGTACGGCGCCCGACGCATTGCTGAGGACCAGGTCATTGGACCGGTCCGGCCCGAGGTGCCACACTTGCGGGTTGGAGCTTTCGTTAGGCCGCCGTGGGCCGGGGGGACCGGCGGCACGACCCAGAACGTTGACGAAGGGCAGATGTCGTGAGCACGCAGATCCTGGAGCGTCCGGAGACCAAGGACGCCGACACCGGGCCGGAGATGTTCCACTACGTGCGCAAGGAGAAGATCGCGGAGAGCGCGGTCATGGGCACTTTCGTCGTGGCGCTCTGCGGTGAGAAGTTCCCGGTGACCAAGTCGCCCAAGCCGGGTTCCCCGGTGTGCCCGCAGTGCAAGGAGATCTACGAAGCGATGCAGCACTGACCAGTGCCGACGGTCTGCTCGCCGCGGACCTGATCGGTGTCGCCGTCTTCGCGGCCTCGGGCGCCTCGGCCGGCGTCGCGAAACGGCTGGACCTGTTCGGCATTGCCTTCGTCGGGTTCGTCGCGGCGCTGGGCGGCGGGATCCTGCGCGATCTCGTGATCGACGCCGGGCCGCCGCTGGCATTCGGCGACTGGCGTTATTCGATGACCGCGATCGCGGCGTCGCTCGCCGTTTTCTGGCTGCACCCCCGGTTGGCGCGCTGGCGCCGGTCCGTCCTGCTGCTCGACGCGGCCGGTCTGGGGCTTTTCACCGTCACCGGCACGATCAAGGCGCTCGACGCGGGTGTCCCGGCGGTCGGCGCCTGCCTGATCGGCATGCTCACCGCGATCGGCGGTGGCCTCGCCCGTGATCTGCTGACCGGCGAGATCCCGGTGGTCCTGCAGCGTGACATCTATGCCGTCGCTGCCCTGGGCGGCGCGATTCTTGTCACGATCCTGCGCGGGCTGGACGTCCCCAACGCGTTCACCATGACCGTGTCGGCGCTGCTCATCACGGGTGTGCGGCTGGTGGCGCTGTACCGCCGCTGGTCGGCTCCGGTCGCTGCGCCGTAACCCGCGCGGGGCCGCCGTCGCGGCTATGCTGGTTGCCGCCTCCGGTCCAGTGCCGGGGGTGTTTTCTTGAGGGAAGGATCGTCGCAGCTTGAGCCCGCCACTGCCGGATCTGGAAACCTTCCCGCCGCTTCGTGACTGGCAGCGCAAGGCTCTTGTGGGCTATCTGCGCCGCCGCAGCGAGGACTATATGGCGGTGGCGACCCCCGGCGCGGGCAAGACCACCTTTGCCCTGCGGATCGCCGCCGAACTGCTCGCCGACCGCACCGTCGAGGCGGTCACCGTGGTCTGCCCGACCGAGCACCTCAAGGTGCAGTGGGCTTCCGCCGCGGCTCGGGTCGGTATTCAGCTCGACCACGAGTTCCGTAACTCCGACGTCCACTCGTCGCGTGACTTCCACGGCGCCGTGCTCACCTATGCGCAGGTCGGCATGGCCCCCGCCGTGCACCGCCGCCGCACCATGACCCGCCCGACCCTGGTGATCCTCGACGAGATCCACCACGCCGGCGACTCACGGAGCTGGGGCGACGGGGTCAAGAGCGCTTTCGAGCCCGCCGTACGCCGTCTCATGCTCACCGGCACACCGTTCCGCTCGGACGAGAACCCCATCCCGTTCGTCACCTATGAGCGGGGCGAGGACGGCCTGCAGCGTTCGCGGGCCGACTCCGTCTACGGCTACTCCGACGCGCTGCGCGACGGGGTCGTGCGGCCGGTGCTGTTCATGGCCTACTCGGGCGAGACCCGGTGGCGTACGAACGCCGGCGACGAGCTCGCGGCCAGGCTCGGCGAGCCGATGACCAAGGACCTGATCGCCCAGGCCTGGCGCACGGCTCTCGACCACCGCGGCGACTGGATGCCCCAGGTGTTGCGGGCCGCCAACGCCCGCCTGACCAAGCTGCGCGAGCACGGCATGACCGACGCGGGCGGCCTGATCATCGCCAGCGACCAGCAGACGGCCCGTGCGTACGCGAAATTGATCGGCGAGATCAGCGGGGAGCCGGCCACTGTGGTGCTCTCCGACGACGAGGGCGCCTCCAAGCGCATCGCCACCTTTGCCGCCTCGCAGGAGCGCTGGCTGGTCGCGGTGCGGATGGTGTCGGAGGGGGTCGACATCCCGCGGCTGGCCGTGGGTGTGTACGCCACCAGCGCCTCGACCCCGCTCTATTTCGCCCAGGCGATCGGCCGTTTCGTGCGGGCACGGCGTCAGGGCGAGACCGCGACCGTCTTCCTGCCCAGCGTGCCGCACCTGCTCGGGCTGGCCAGCGAGATGGAGGCGCAGCGCGACCACGTGCTGGGCCTGCCGAAGCAGAAGGACGGCTTGGACGACGACCTGCTCGAGCGCGCCCAGCGGGAGGAGAATGCCGAGGGCGAGCTCGAGAAGCAGTTCGAGGCCTTGGGGGCGACGGCCGAGCTGGACCAGGTGATCTACGACGGCACGTCGTTCGGCATGGGCGCGATGACCGGCACCGCCGAGGAGGAGGAATACCTCGGGCTGCCCGGCCTGCTCACCGCCGACCAGGTGTCGGTGCTGCTGAACAAGCGGCAGGCCGAGCAGCTGGCGGCGCAGAAGAAGCGTAAGGCGGCTGAGCCCGCGGCGCCGGCTCAACGAGAGGCCCCGCCGCCGATGACCGCGGGGGAGCGGCGCAACAGCCTGCGGCGGCAGCTGAACACGCTGGTCGCGGCGCATCATCACCGCACCAACCTGCCGCACGGCAAGATCCACGCGGAGCTGCGCCGGCTCTGCGGCGGGCCGCCGAGCGCTCAGGCCACCATCGAGCAGCTCGAGGAGCGCATCGCGACCATCCAGACCCTCTGAGGGTTCCGAGGCCGCGAGAAGGGCCTCAGAGGGTCGAAAAGAGGCCGCGAGAAGCCCTCAGAGACGGGAAAAAGAGGCCGCGAGAGGCCCGGCGCAGACGCGAAAAAGAGGCGCCCCACACCGTGGGCGCCCCTTTTCGAGTCTTGCTCGGGGGGTCGGACTTGTTCAGTTGGAGTTAGACATCATGTCCGCGCCGCGCCAG from Paractinoplanes brasiliensis encodes the following:
- a CDS encoding DUF3039 domain-containing protein, with translation MSTQILERPETKDADTGPEMFHYVRKEKIAESAVMGTFVVALCGEKFPVTKSPKPGSPVCPQCKEIYEAMQH
- a CDS encoding trimeric intracellular cation channel family protein — translated: MTSADGLLAADLIGVAVFAASGASAGVAKRLDLFGIAFVGFVAALGGGILRDLVIDAGPPLAFGDWRYSMTAIAASLAVFWLHPRLARWRRSVLLLDAAGLGLFTVTGTIKALDAGVPAVGACLIGMLTAIGGGLARDLLTGEIPVVLQRDIYAVAALGGAILVTILRGLDVPNAFTMTVSALLITGVRLVALYRRWSAPVAAP
- a CDS encoding DEAD/DEAH box helicase; its protein translation is MSPPLPDLETFPPLRDWQRKALVGYLRRRSEDYMAVATPGAGKTTFALRIAAELLADRTVEAVTVVCPTEHLKVQWASAAARVGIQLDHEFRNSDVHSSRDFHGAVLTYAQVGMAPAVHRRRTMTRPTLVILDEIHHAGDSRSWGDGVKSAFEPAVRRLMLTGTPFRSDENPIPFVTYERGEDGLQRSRADSVYGYSDALRDGVVRPVLFMAYSGETRWRTNAGDELAARLGEPMTKDLIAQAWRTALDHRGDWMPQVLRAANARLTKLREHGMTDAGGLIIASDQQTARAYAKLIGEISGEPATVVLSDDEGASKRIATFAASQERWLVAVRMVSEGVDIPRLAVGVYATSASTPLYFAQAIGRFVRARRQGETATVFLPSVPHLLGLASEMEAQRDHVLGLPKQKDGLDDDLLERAQREENAEGELEKQFEALGATAELDQVIYDGTSFGMGAMTGTAEEEEYLGLPGLLTADQVSVLLNKRQAEQLAAQKKRKAAEPAAPAQREAPPPMTAGERRNSLRRQLNTLVAAHHHRTNLPHGKIHAELRRLCGGPPSAQATIEQLEERIATIQTL